TCAATTATGTAACATCACTATTCCAAAAAAGGTGTATTTCAtcacacatgtatttaatgcACAAGCAATCAGTTTAGCATTGTGATTAGGATTATTACCATActgatagaaaaaaaaaaacagcatttctTGTGTCTTTTACATCATTTATGTTAATTTCACCAGTCATCCTATGTACAGATTTTTCTTCTATAGCTATGCTATTTACACTGGGTGTTGATCCATTGAAAAGTCCTGTTTCCAGATGAATTCTGGGACATATTTGTTGCCCTGCTGACAGTTGTTTGCACATGTATAGACCAACAAGGTTCCCCAGTCAATGGAGGCATCTGTGCTGTCCACCTTCAGGTTGATGAGTAACTGCGGCATAACCTTAAAAGACAAATGAATTGGTACACAGAAGTTAGAGCAATGGCTTCCAGTCGGCTCTTCTTCTTCAAGCACATGTGCATGATGCCAACAACTGAATAGGTAACTTTGTTTCTTCAGATGCATTTTGAAACCAACCTGAAATTCAAATATTCTTTTGGCACCACATGAACATTTGGGAATATTCTCTTCCAGAGTTTTATGCTCTGAGGACACCCATAGGGGAACCCCACCTCTTTCGTATCGCAGAACCTGTACTTCAAAGAAAAAACAGGTTACATTCATTCATCTAACATCAGCAACCCTCAGCCAGGGCTATGGATTGTAATGAATCTATGGGTCCACCAAACAGCATTAAGAAACAAATGAATAGCAAACCTGATGCGGCTCTACAGATGTCCTCTGTTTAAAAATTTGGACCACTTTGCTGTCCTGAGTTTCATGAAGGGCCATGTCCTCAAGCTCATTTTCATCCAAGTCTAGGAGGAGGAAATGCAAGGGAAACTGTATTCagatagcctgggtgaacccaaaTGAATCTGCGAGTGCatctgaatttgctctgcagatcCATCTGGCAACCCTCCAATTCACAGCGATTTCCAAAATTACAGAAAACTCTGGAACTAATCACAACTGCTTATCCGGCATGGGGCAGGCTAAACTACAGAGCAGTATGGTTACAGTATGTGCGCTAtacgggggcagccgtggcctactggttagtgcttcggacttgtaaccggagggttgccggttcgaaccccgaccagtacgGCTGGTCACGTGCccgtgagcaaggcacctaatccctcactgctcccgagcgccgctgttgttgcaggcagctcactgcgcctggattagtgtgtgcttcacctcactgtgtgctgagtgtgtttcactaattcacggattgggataaatgcagagaccaaatttccctcacgggatcaaaagagtatatattttaCAACCAATGTCTgcaattttatatatatatatatatatataaaattgcAGACATTGGTTGTGTTTaataactatatatatatatatagttattAAACACAACCAATGTCTGCAATGATGGTGTCAGTATTACACGACACAGATGTGTATCTTCTTTGGAATTGAGCGAGCAACTGCATTCAACACATTGGTTTACAAGACAGATATGTCTGGTCTATTTCTGTAAAGTTTGGGTATGAGTTTAATGTAACAATTTCATTCTACTGCTGGCTACGCCCCTTGGAAACCTGAGGTAAATGAAGGGTTCCCAGACCAATTCTCTTTTGGCTTTAGTCTTCTGAGGTCTGATGTGAGCCAGGCTAGTAATCAGAAACATACCAATGTAAAGTTGCAATCTTGTCTTTATGGATGTGTCTGTATTTACATATATGTACCGTTATCAGTGTGGTGAGTGTCGGAGTCCTCCACATCGTCTGTGACATTAGACTCATCTTTTTCCTCTAACTCCTCAGGTTCCGTGACCAGCTCAAACTCAGGAAACAGGAATGGAGAGGTAGACACTGTGATGCTAGCTGCAACAGATGAGCAAAACATTTAAGAAAATTCTGGTACCCATACAACCAATGGCATGGAGGTCATTCCATGTGAAATCAGTTAAGATTGCTGCAACCTCTCAGATTTTGATCAAACCTGGTCATAACCTAGGCCTGTAACATTTCTGTTAAAATCATAGGCCTTCTTATTGTTTTCAGCTCTTGACATTACTTTTACAACTAGGGCCCTATGTAAATTCAATGGACATGCATTACAAACCTTTAACCTTCCAGTCATACTGAAAACATGTTTCTCCATCCTACAAAGTTTTgacaggctaggaataatacgTTCTAAGATATTTAGGTACAAACATGGCTCCCAAAATAAGGCATTTTAGAGTGTAAAAAGGCCAAAGACcatatgaaaacattggatgGTGCAGCAACCATTTTCCTAGATTAACATTCTGTTtcatttgacacggaatgacccatGTTTTCCCCCCTCTAATCCAGATTTAATTAATATCAGTTTGAATGAAATGTCTGATAACTACAGTgtaaatgaataataataataacagttaGGCTAATAAATTATGAATCCACTTGCCTTCTTTACAACATTCTTTCTTATGACTGTGTTTCCAGTCTATGGTCTGGTGATCCTTGCTGCAGTAAGTAACTGCATGGCAGCGTGAACAAGCTTTATGTCCaggacaaccacacactctgcagagCTTAATTCCTGATTCCAGCATACAGTCACTACTGCTCTCTTCTGGTTCCTCCTCCGGTGGTGGGTCATATGGGTAAAAGTCATTTTTCCTAGACAACTGACTTCTAAACACTGTGGACATAAACAGAACAATAAATCAACATTCACCATTGtataacacaacataaataACTACTGAcagaacaacaacagaaaacatGAAGCAAAGAGGCATCTTACAAATAGacactaggctagcctactctacAGCAGAACTCGTAATCAAAGATATTGTTTCATATTTATGCACATTTGTCAAGCACAAGAATCTATACAAGTAGAGTAAAACGTCACCAGAAAAGTCCTGCGAAGCGCACAACTGTACTCAGGTTGTTGCTCAGGCACTATGAAAACAATGTAGTCTATGTGTGAGAAGCTAGCTATCTAGTTTTGAGTAATAATAGGCCTAACCTTACCTTTGAAGCACTGATTATCGTTCCGTGTGTGGCAGGTTGGCGTCTTGCAACAGAATACAAAAAGAGTCCTATGAAAACTCCAGTCCTGACCGACAATCGGAGCATAGACTTGTAGTAAAAATGCTGTGGGGAGCTGACATTTTGCACATGTCAGATCAGGCAGAGATGGTAAATCCGACTGGCTCAACCAAGCAGGTCTACCACCCACTTTACTGGGAAACTGAGAACTTCGGAGTTGCCAGGCGTCGGCTTCTTCCACAAATCCCAACGCAACCCCCTTTTCTTTGTTGGAAGTGTTTGATGGCGTAGCTTCCATTATTAACTAATACATTTAGTTTGTAAAAAATACTTTCTCTGGGACAATGTGGCGAGATGGTTGTTTCGAATTCATTTCTCGTGTGGAACAAAGGTGTCGAATAAAAGGTTCCGCTGTTCCTTTTTCGAGTAATGCTACATTGTAGCTAAAGAGCTTCCATCAACATGCATTTTAATTAATTGATCAGCGTCAAGGCGTCGGTGTCATCTAGTGACAAAAATGACACAGTGATTATTGTAATTTGGGAAGATACCTCCAATCACCATCATTTGCTGTAAACAAACTTTCATGATTTGCCCGTTCGCTACTCACATCAACAAAGTAAaagaataaacaataaacagaaTGAAAACAATCACAGCTTAAATCGTGTACAAATCGTTTGTTTTGAAGATTCTAGGCAGTCAGTAGATTAGTGTCCACCCGAAATGTCCATTCTCCCCCACAGCACACTTAATTCCACTAGATGGCTCTACTTCCACATCTCACATTCTAGCAAGTGCACCTAAAGTGAAAAGAACTAAATAAAATTGTAAAAAATTAAATGTGCACTGATAAATTATTCACATTTAGGCTATTCCTTGGCTAACCTAAATTAAACTGGTGGTCGCATGATTAAATTAACTTTTTGTGAAATTTGCTAGTCTAgaatttgaatttccccttggggatcaataaattatctatctacctctatctatctagagCTGCGTTCGTGTTAGCCACTTTCTAAACCTTTTAATTGTAGGCCAACTTAATTGTCTCCTATGGTAGTGCAATGAAACTTCATCTAATTGAGGCGCTTTTATTTAATCCCACTGGCCCCCCATTGGTTAGCAAGTTGAAGCTAGGCTATTCtttcctcactccctctctccacacacacacacacacaatgatgtcATGCTGTTTAGTGTAGGCTAGTAGATCGCGGAGGCTGTAGTGGGAGACTGGGACAAGAGAAGTGGAGCCGTGACTCCAAGAGGGCTGAACCGAATGCCGCCCTCCACTTCAGTGCTCTTGGAAGAATTAGGCTATGTTTTCACGTTGAGATGGATAAGTAAAGTTTCACCTGCAAAAGTGATTTGTTTGTTCATCGCTATGGAAAGTCGACATAAAGTGGAGCCTGGTACGTAAATGAACTGTAACAGTCCCTTGTGTGATGTGGGACGAGTAACCCAATGGATTGGCGAAACTGGGATTAACTCCTGGTCGTTCGGTTCCTCACAGACATGCCTCCGCAGGCTGTTGGAGAATACAAACCCGTAACAGTGTCGGTTGTTCCGCCAGTGCCACCGCGAAGGTTTCGGAGTAAAGATACTTCTTCGGGGGCAAAGTGTCGGTCCGGTGCCGCAGTTGAGCGCAAGGTGAAATGTGTGCTTGTTGGTGACGGGGCGGTTGGAAAGACCAGCCTCATTGTAAGCTACACAACAAATGGATATCCTACTGAATATGTACCAACTGCCTTTGACAACTTTTCAGGTAAATTGGATGAAATCCGTTTATTTGTAACGAAATTCCGTTGAAATGTGTAGCCTGCAGtgttcagataaaaaaaaaaaaaacagcagtctATGTATGGAGTAGGCTAATTCCTCTTCTTTGCAAATAAATGGGTTATCAGTGATCACAGTATATTACTAGTTAGTAATACTTTTCGGTGGTATTAGTATTTAATTGGATAATATCCAATTTTCTGAGAGATTTGTTATGGATTTCCTCACATATGGTTTTCTTGTAATTTAACGGCAGCAGACACAAGGGTAGGCTTATATTTATGAAACTTATCTGGCTGCCTAAAGTTATGAACAGCAGGAGTTGACAGAGAGTTGAAGGTCCACCTCATCTATTTGTGTTTActtttcttcctcctcagcGGTGGTGGCGGTTGATGGCAGACCGGTGAAGCTGCAGCTGTGTGACACAGCGGGCCAGGTTTGTTTCTTATTTACATGatgtacattttgttttggGTTTGATGTCATTGTATTTTAGTTTCGGAGTGAGAGAGCATGTCTAATGGATATGGCTATGCAGTGAGGGCTGCTTCAAGGCCAAGAAGTGTGTCTAAGGCACAATGTAAAGGTATGAAGCTTGTTTATAAAAAACAACACGATGTTGATTAGCCTACACTGCACCTCCCCTGTGCATTTCTGCAAACACTTAAAGATTTCAGCACATACTGACAAGCCCCATTCAATTGAAGGTGGGACTTAGATGGGGAGGGTGACTGGGTGGCAGAGAGCCAGGGTGTAATTAAGATGGTAAAGCCAGTCAGTCACTGCAAACATATCAGCATTCAGTGCCTGTGTTTAATTCCAACACGTGCAGTGTTAAACTAGATATATTATACTGCTGATTCTGCTCTGCCCTTGAAACGTCAGTGGTGGGGAGagcacaaaatgtgtgaccAGGGTCTCCAGAGCCCCCTTGAATAGTCTGCTGAAATGAGGTTACCCAGTTGTAATGTATCCTCTGAAATGCAACCGCCGATGTCAAAATCTTTTGGCTCAAGGTCAGTGGTGTGCTGTGGTTTTCGTGGTCTGCTCTGTCTGACGTGGACTTGTGGAGCGTCCGCTCAACACTTGTCACTTGTCCTTCACTGAACTTAGCCTATAGACGCACTGAGGTCGACCTATAGAAGCAGAGGCACCAGTGGAGCAAGTGCCTGCCCTGATGTGTGGCAGGGGTTCAGCCCAGGCAGGAGCGCTCTAGGGGGGTGCGCGGAATGGGGAGAAACGGGGGTAATGGTGATGAATTAGGCTGGGCTAAGGAGACCATGCCTAAGTGGAGTCGCAGCTGGGGCTGGTCAAAAGAAATGTGAGCCTTGTGTTTTTCAGGAGGGGGGGACTGGAACCGGCTGTGTGGGTAGAGcaaaagggagagtgagaagagagatTAAGAAAGCAAGGGAGAGGTTGAGAACAGGAGAgatttttgaatgtgtgtgtgagagagagagagagagagagagaggagaagggagagagagagagagttggagagagatagtgagagttTAAAAGAAAGCaattaagaaagagagagaactgacCTAGGACCGaaatgaacagtgtgtgtgtttgtgtttgtgtgtgtgcatgtctgtgtgtgggtgtctgtgtgtggctgtctgtttctttgtgtgtatttatgtgtgcacgcgtgagagagagagaatgaaagagagagttttTCAGGGCAAGATGGAGAGACTGAGGGAGAACAAAAACgtgacatacagagagagagagagagagagacgtgagaTAGAGAGCAAATGAGGGAGAACCAATGGGAAGTCAAGCCAAGAGAGATCTGGAGCAGTCctgtctagacacacacactgagtctcCCGACTGgaggcagcacagcacagcacagccaggGTTCACAGAGTtctgggcctgctgctctgGAAGGGAGCGGCCCGCAACCAGGCCAAATATTAAGACTTGGGTTAGAGTGGAACACCacttccactcctctcccctctatGATCCTGAGGCACATGATTGGCTGGAAGTGCTTATAGCTCAGTCACAGCCAGTTTGTTGAAGAGATTTTTGAGCGGAACACTGAGTGGACAGGTGGAGACCTGTGAAGTTAGTTGCATTGTGTAAAAAGTGTATGATGCTGCTAGAATCGCAGACAGTGCCCAATTATAATTTGTCTATATTTATTTGATCTTCTGGCTCATTATATGACGGCAGTCACGTACATAGCGTGCAGGCATACTCTTCTACGTGACTCAGTGATGCGCTGGAGTTAATTAACATCCTCACAAAAGTACTTAACTTCCAGCCTTTCTAAAAATGAATCTCCAATCCTCCATCCTCAACACTCCTGAGGCAAATAGACCTCATTAACTCGCTTCTTTCAGGAAATGACTTGGGTGTATGAGCAAGTACTATCAGAAGGGCTGCAGTGCGAAAtatacagagagggagggaggaagagagagagagagagagatggaatgctTTGTTAAtaaacaacacatacacaatttGGCTCTGGAATGCTACAGTTATCTTGTGTGTTCTCACATCACAGAGGGTTCAGATGTGTGAGAATGATAGGTAATCACTGGTGTGTTGCGCAAGTAGCCAGATGACATGATTAAAAGCACGTTACAGGAGATAAGCCCTCTTACAACCCCTGGGTGAAACTTCAGTAGGTGGTCATTTGGGATAAAAACGCTGCCATCAGTTAGCCTGGGGAACCAGACCCAatctgaaagattaagggtctggccacgaataatgtaatggcccaactcgaggggcggcaccaagcatgcagttgaaaatctcactgcactcaattggataacactatacgaccaatgttaactgactgattccggacatcgacgcaattggataacactacgtctgtcatctgtttagctcgcctctggcccgcccatatcagatacacagatgtgattggttacccgcgatgcaaggggcaaaagtaacgtgcatcattactcattgccagagtctctcgctgagcaaattgATATTGTGCTcgtgcgagaactctggattccagGGTAGCCATCAGTATGGCCAAATGAAGGTCTAGTTCTTAGCTCTGACTTAGCTCTCAGGAATGCAGACACAGTACAGAGAGGTGTCTTTGGCAGGGCTTTTAGGGCATCTCACAGTTGCCCCCAGGGCTGAAATGGAGCATTTGGAAATGGAGCACTCAATTCAATTTGAAATAGTTAGTGTGTCAAGAACTGTGCAACTGGCACTAGCTCTTACAGTAAGACAGAGACATTCCACCTCCAGCAGAAAGCTGTAAAAATGTTTGCTCTTAGTTCTCACTATTTGGTTTTGTACCTGTCAAGTTTCTTACACTGCATTAGGTTACATAAATAAAGCATATTATGGGGCTGGTTTTTCTTTATGTTCAACGTGAAAGAGTCACAAATATACATGAACCAAATGTAACTATTTCCATCACAAAAGATGACTATAATTGGGGCCTATGTTAAGAAACATGTGATGATCTGGTGGAGAAGGAAAACACAGTGCAGAACAGAAGTGGCTTTGCTGAGATCAAGTGTTATCATGTGTGTATCACACAATCACAAGTTAGCCCTTCTAGGCTTTTAGAACAACAATGATAAAACAGTTCATCCTTATGCAATACCTTAGTCAGCAGATCATGTGCTATAGCCTTCATCTTTTCCCTCAGATGGTGGAAATGGCTTAGAGAACCTCTGGTTAGGGAGGTCTTCCtggcaaaaatatgttttttttattctgtatGCGTGAGGACTGACTTGTATTTCCTTATTTTTCACTGTGTTTTTGGCAAGAGTCCAGGTGTCTCTCAATACATATGTCTGCATTACAGGAGAAAAAAACGTTCAGTGTGTCTGCGCTTCGAtattttgactttgttgctatTGTCATTAGGCACTTGAGACCAGTTAAGGCTTTGCTGTAGCCATAGGGTTGGTGATATGATGAAGACTGATTTACTCATTTAAcaaatgcttttatccaaaacaaTGGATAAATATAGATTTTTAATCAGGATGAATGTTCTTGGTGTCAACCAGGAACCTGGTGTTTTTAGCATCTTTTGTTTCCTCATAAATCCAAGAGACCCTTCAAAAGTCTCTTGGCACTCTTTGTTGTCCAACACAGATGGAGTCTGACCTTGCTGTGTCTTTTACAGGATGAGTTTGATAAGCTCCGCTCCTTCTGCTACACAAATGCCGACGTCTTCCTGTTGTGCTTCAGCGTGGTGGCGCCCTCCTCCTTCCAGAATGTCACGGAGAAATGGGTCCCCGAGATCCGGAGGCACTGCCCGCGCTCGCCCGTCATCCTGGTGGGCACCCAGTCGGACCTCCGCGAGGACGTCAAGGTGCTGATCGAGCTGGCCAAGTACAAGGAGCGGCCGGTGGAGCCGGCCGAGGCCCGGCAGTGTGCCGAGGACGCGCGCGCCATCTCGTACATGGAGTGCTCGGCGCTGACTCAGAAGAACCTGAAGGAGGTGTTCGACGCCGCCATCTTGGCCAGCATCCAACACAGCGacagtcagcagcagcagcacaagcTGAAGAAGCGCACGCCGGACAAGATGAAGAAGCTGTCCAAGTCCTGGTGGAAAAAGTACTGCTGCCTGGCCTAGCGCTCAGGGCTGTCGGGTCAAACTGTGgagggttttttttctctcccctggTTTATGTATGGGGTCAAAAGGGGGGCCTCTCCTCAATGTGAGGTGTTTAGTGGGGATCTGGGGGTAAAAAAGATCAGAAGGACTTTAAACTGCAAGTGGAACAAAGGGTGGAAAAATTCTACCCTAAGTCATGACACTAACAGATCAACGGTCATTTACCGCATGGCTATCACTTCAAAGGACCATGAAAAAGCTGACCATTATGATGTTCTAGAGGCTCCAAGGGTCTCCTTTTAACCCCTCAGAAGATGATTCTCCACCCCAGCagcccccttcccctcccctccctccatttTTCCACTCTGGCCGGCACTGTAACACAGTGGGACCTGGAGGAGAGTGCCGGAGCTGTCTCCAGTAATATGTTAAGACTGCTCACAGACTTGCCCCCTGGTCCTTTGATCCTCTGTCTGGTCCAGACAGCCAGCAAACTGTGAAAAGCAAAACCCTGCCAAAGAGCGAGGGATGAAGAAAGATGAGTCCAAGAATCTTGACATCGTCGTCTTTTTTAACCTGTTCTGTTTTTCCCCagtcccaccccaccccatcctccCCACACGCACATATGAAGTCCCAGCATATGAGGGGCACAAAAGAGGTTACCCCCCCATACTCTAACAGTGCCtaagaattgttttaaaaacataGTGCCATTATCAGTCAAAGCAAGCAAGAGATTAGTCATTGTTTTTGTTAGTTACTCTGTCAACTGATCAGTTTTACTGATTACTGTTGCTGTTTCGTCATACTCATGAGGTGTGTGCACCACAGTTGGCCCTCCCACTGGCGTTGCTTTCAGGGTGGCCGCCTCCACAACAGCCTTGTGGACTGTGGTTGTTTACGTTTGGAGACACCGCAACTCAGATGTGGCGTCCCGAAACAGCTCGCAGGGGTCAGGGCTGCGCCTCTGGGGCGGGAATTTAGCAGATCGCCTGAACTTTGCTTCTCTGGTCAGTGAACCGGCTGGGAGGTCATAAACAAATGTCAACCCGctgtccccctccctcccaaccaccacacacacacacacacacactcacacatgatcGCCACCACGCACCAATCGCTGTGCTGGCTGGCGCTATAGTGGGAAAGGCAGGTTTTGAGTTATGAGTGGTGAGGTATGTTGTGTGTATCTGAGATGAGACAAGCGACAGAGACAAGGGGTTTCTTGCCCAATCGAGGAAGTTCAGAAGAGGAACACCTCCTTTCCCCCGTTTAAAGTCTTTTTATAGTTGAGCACTTTTCAAAAGCATATGATGACTTTGTCTCCTGTTTTTATGAACTCTTTATCCATTTTTCTAAGTCAGAGCAACAGGAGTCACAAAGAGATCAGACAAATGTGTAGTGTTAGCGCTTTTAGTGACAAACAACTACTAGGCACAGTCATGATTCTTCTGTCATTTTTGAAGTTCTTTGCAGTTTTATTATCAGTATGATGATAACTTCCTCCTTGTGCGTTATTGGTCCAGTAAATGAATGTACACTGTGGATTCATTACCATATTGATACCTATACCATGTTTCTTACGGTATGTCCCATTCTTCAACCATTCACATTATATTTTGCAGAACACTGAAGCAGTTATGgtctgtacatattttcatttgaaATGCTGGTGTCACAATCTATGTATATTGTTTCATTATTTACCCTTAGTGGTCTACAAAGGTGTGAACTATGTTATCAGTTTTGAATTTCACCTTCATTGTCAAATGAGTAGTCCTCCAGGCATTGTACTGTGGCTATTGACTCCATTTTGTTCTCATGTCAAGGTCTGCCTGAAGGCATCGTTAGGGGATAACAGTATGTTGCGTTTTGGTGAACTGAAAACATCTGTAGGGGATAACAGTATGTTGCGTTTTGGTGAATTGAAAACGTCTTTAGGGGATAACAGTATGTGATGTGGGAAAGAATGGAAGTGTAGACAATGAAAGTTCACACTTTATATGCAGGATATTATGATGTTTGACCACAAACCGTCTGAATATCAGATCCAAGGCAAGGACTGGTCAATGCTATGGACCAACACATGTACCTCCTGCAGTTAACAAACTGTACCTTTACTAGCTCAAACTCATTTCTACCCTAACCCCAGTAAGTCTCTCCCAGAAGTGCCATTGCTGTGATTCAACTCTTGCACTTTGCTATCTCATCAGGGTGTTAAAGCGGCAGCCCTTTCCTAATCGAAAGAGTAACCCAGAAGGAATTCAGTCAACATTGACCTCATCCGTTATCATACTCACTCAGCCTTTCCTCTTGTGACTCTCAGTGGTGATTGTGTCTGGAACTGGGGAGCCGTATCACGGCATGTACGGATGGAATGAAGTTGTTTGAGGAATCATGGGTAATCAGCGAATCGGTGTGTTGAGCTTTAAGGTGTTCAGGGGAGAGGGCAGATGTGAATGTAGGCTGTTGGCTATCTGAAAGAGAGATGAGGGTTCTGAGAGATGGGGGTTCTGCATAGAATGACCTGAAGAATGAACTCTGTAAGTGCAAAGGTGATTAGTGTTAACCTGGAGGTGATTTATAAGAGGCGGGTTCTATGGACCTGATGGATTGCTATTACTGCCACCAGTATTAGGGATCTCAGTGACAAGTGGTGTTTCTTATCTATGTATCCTATAGATATCTATAGATTTCCCTGTGTTATACGTGGTAATATGTGCAAATGAAACGTTTGTAAATGACCATCAGGGGAAAGTTTGTGGATGTAACAACTTGTACACAGTGTCCTATCAGAATCGACAACTGCCTGTAGTGTATTAATTATCTGCAAATAAAGAGCTCTGATATATCTTCTTGTGCTTGTGTCAATGACAGGGACCATGGCTAATTTTTGGGGGGAAAGCGTTTTTCCTCTCCATATTTGTGATATAAAATGTAATAGTTGAGACGAATGGTCTCTCCATTAGTTTGCTTTATGAATCATGCTTCATCATGATTATATGAATTGTAATTTAACTTAAAACCAATCGTGCAGCAATTAGTCCTCATGATATTTTGCAGCACTTTAAGAATGTCCTTCTAATGTATGCCATATGTGTG
This genomic stretch from Alosa sapidissima isolate fAloSap1 chromosome 16, fAloSap1.pri, whole genome shotgun sequence harbors:
- the pdcd2 gene encoding programmed cell death protein 2 — its product is MEATPSNTSNKEKGVALGFVEEADAWQLRSSQFPSKVGGRPAWLSQSDLPSLPDLTCAKCQLPTAFLLQVYAPIVGQDWSFHRTLFVFCCKTPTCHTRNDNQCFKVFRSQLSRKNDFYPYDPPPEEEPEESSSDCMLESGIKLCRVCGCPGHKACSRCHAVTYCSKDHQTIDWKHSHKKECCKEASITVSTSPFLFPEFELVTEPEELEEKDESNVTDDVEDSDTHHTDNDLDENELEDMALHETQDSKVVQIFKQRTSVEPHQVLRYERGGVPLWVSSEHKTLEENIPKCSCGAKRIFEFQVMPQLLINLKVDSTDASIDWGTLLVYTCANNCQQGNKYVPEFIWKQDFSMDQHPV
- the rhoua gene encoding ras homolog family member Ua; this encodes MPPQAVGEYKPVTVSVVPPVPPRRFRSKDTSSGAKCRSGAAVERKVKCVLVGDGAVGKTSLIVSYTTNGYPTEYVPTAFDNFSAVVAVDGRPVKLQLCDTAGQDEFDKLRSFCYTNADVFLLCFSVVAPSSFQNVTEKWVPEIRRHCPRSPVILVGTQSDLREDVKVLIELAKYKERPVEPAEARQCAEDARAISYMECSALTQKNLKEVFDAAILASIQHSDSQQQQHKLKKRTPDKMKKLSKSWWKKYCCLA